The proteins below come from a single Verrucomicrobiota bacterium genomic window:
- a CDS encoding basic secretory protein-like protein → MRGEIKVVVNHNSSEDATAEFKFNQVRPPARGDAAAQAVFKIVDGTRDQNGGTVDVLHDGKAPMEGDQPSANCFFRAGTDGGRVMVDLGKAIEIKQVNTYSWHPGTRSPQVYHLYASDGNAANFNAAPKRDTAPDQCGWKLLAKVDTRPKDGEPGGQYGVSVGDSEGSVGKYRFLLFDMFHTETTDSFGNTFYSEIDVIDRNAPELVEPSLLPEGEKTITFGDGKYTLALNTSETPDLAEWADKELIPLVEQWYPKIVNLLPSEDYEAPRKFSIVFKKDMKGVANTAGTRIHCAAKWVRSNLKGEAKGAIFHEMVHVVQQYGRAKRTNPNATTAPGWLVEGITDYIRFYHFEPQTRGAEIAPGNMAKAKYDGSYRVTANFLNYISEKYGKDLVPRLNAIIRDGNFNESSWNKLTGHSAQELNDEWKAQLGK, encoded by the coding sequence TTGCGTGGCGAGATCAAAGTCGTGGTGAACCACAACAGCAGCGAGGACGCCACCGCTGAATTCAAGTTCAATCAGGTGCGTCCCCCGGCACGCGGCGATGCCGCCGCCCAGGCGGTCTTTAAAATCGTGGATGGCACCCGCGACCAGAATGGCGGAACCGTTGACGTGTTGCATGACGGCAAAGCCCCCATGGAGGGAGATCAGCCATCCGCGAATTGCTTCTTCCGTGCCGGCACCGATGGCGGACGGGTCATGGTGGACCTTGGGAAAGCCATCGAGATCAAACAGGTCAACACCTACTCCTGGCATCCCGGTACCCGCAGCCCGCAGGTGTATCATCTATATGCCAGTGACGGAAACGCGGCCAATTTTAACGCCGCCCCCAAACGGGATACCGCGCCGGATCAATGCGGTTGGAAGCTGCTGGCCAAAGTGGATACCCGGCCCAAAGACGGTGAACCCGGTGGACAATACGGCGTCAGCGTCGGCGATTCCGAAGGCTCCGTGGGCAAATACCGTTTCCTGCTCTTCGATATGTTCCACACGGAAACAACCGATTCCTTCGGCAACACCTTTTATAGTGAGATTGATGTCATTGACCGCAATGCGCCCGAGTTGGTGGAACCATCCCTGCTGCCGGAAGGCGAGAAGACCATCACGTTCGGGGACGGCAAATACACGCTCGCGCTGAACACCAGCGAAACGCCCGACCTCGCCGAGTGGGCGGACAAGGAATTAATCCCGCTCGTGGAACAGTGGTACCCCAAGATCGTCAATCTGCTGCCCAGCGAAGACTACGAGGCTCCGCGCAAATTCAGCATCGTTTTCAAGAAGGATATGAAAGGCGTAGCCAACACTGCCGGCACGCGCATCCACTGCGCCGCCAAATGGGTCCGGTCGAATCTGAAAGGGGAAGCCAAGGGCGCGATCTTCCATGAGATGGTCCATGTGGTGCAGCAATACGGCCGGGCCAAGCGAACGAATCCCAACGCGACCACTGCTCCCGGCTGGCTGGTGGAAGGCATCACGGATTATATTCGTTTCTACCACTTTGAACCGCAAACCCGTGGCGCGGAGATTGCACCGGGCAATATGGCGAAAGCCAAGTATGACGGCAGCTACCGTGTCACCGCGAATTTTCTGAACTATATCTCGGAGAAATACGGCAAAGATCTGGTCCCCCGCCTGAATGCAATCATCCGCGATGGCAATTTCAACGAATCATCCTGGAACAAACTTACGGGACACTCCGCGCAGGAACTGAACGACGAATGGAAAGCCCAGTTGGGAAAATAA
- the ubiE gene encoding bifunctional demethylmenaquinone methyltransferase/2-methoxy-6-polyprenyl-1,4-benzoquinol methylase UbiE translates to MANEYYATGSNRAAKVAALFDHIAPRYDLINDLQSFGLHRWWKRKLVRLAALKPGEHALDLCCGTGDIVFRLASQGAAVTGLDFSEPMLQVAKRRLAQMQPTPPATPAISFQHGDAQKLPFPDARFDAVTVAYGLRNLTSWESGLAEMYRVAKPGGCLLVLDFGKPDNAAWRWMYFQYLRWLVPIFGRLFCKDAAAYAYILESLKHFPAQHGIAQNMRDLGCQDVRVHNLLGGVMGLNYGVKPRK, encoded by the coding sequence ATGGCCAACGAGTATTATGCGACCGGATCGAACCGGGCCGCCAAGGTGGCGGCTTTGTTCGACCATATTGCGCCACGATATGACCTGATCAATGACCTGCAAAGCTTCGGCCTGCACCGCTGGTGGAAGCGCAAGCTGGTGCGCCTGGCTGCGCTGAAACCCGGCGAACACGCCTTGGATCTTTGCTGTGGCACCGGGGATATTGTCTTTCGCCTGGCCAGCCAGGGTGCCGCGGTGACGGGGCTGGATTTCAGCGAACCCATGCTGCAAGTGGCCAAACGGCGGCTGGCGCAGATGCAGCCCACGCCCCCCGCAACCCCCGCCATCTCCTTCCAACACGGCGACGCGCAGAAACTGCCTTTCCCCGACGCCCGATTTGATGCTGTAACCGTCGCCTACGGTTTGCGGAATCTCACCAGTTGGGAATCCGGACTGGCGGAAATGTACCGCGTGGCCAAACCGGGCGGGTGTCTGTTGGTGCTGGACTTCGGAAAGCCGGACAACGCCGCCTGGCGCTGGATGTATTTCCAATACCTGCGCTGGTTGGTCCCCATTTTTGGCCGGCTTTTTTGCAAGGATGCCGCCGCCTACGCTTACATATTGGAGTCCCTGAAACATTTCCCCGCCCAGCACGGCATTGCGCAGAACATGCGCGACTTGGGCTGTCAGGATGTGCGCGTTCATAACCTGCTTGGCGGAGTGATGGGATTAAACTACGGAGTCAAACCACGCAAATGA
- a CDS encoding YlbF family regulator, giving the protein MSLIQDESPVMQKTRELCATLADHPSFASIRQRMDAFMADDKARAEYEEVHMMGQALQEKQSNGVELTPEEIAKFEAQRDSFISNPVAKGFLDAQEEMNEVRSTVVRYVMKTFEVGRQPEADDFHQCGSGCNCG; this is encoded by the coding sequence ATGTCATTGATCCAAGACGAGAGCCCCGTAATGCAGAAGACGCGCGAATTGTGCGCCACCCTGGCCGATCACCCCAGCTTTGCCAGCATCCGTCAGCGTATGGATGCCTTCATGGCCGATGATAAAGCGCGTGCCGAATATGAAGAAGTCCACATGATGGGCCAGGCGCTCCAGGAAAAGCAAAGTAACGGCGTCGAACTCACCCCGGAGGAAATCGCCAAGTTTGAAGCGCAACGGGACAGCTTTATCAGCAATCCGGTCGCCAAGGGATTCCTGGATGCCCAGGAGGAAATGAATGAAGTGCGCTCCACCGTGGTGCGCTATGTCATGAAGACCTTCGAAGTGGGCCGCCAACCCGAGGCGGACGACTTCCACCAATGCGGCTCCGGCTGCAATTGCGGCTAG